The stretch of DNA CTCGGTCATTATGAACACTCATTGTGTCCTGCGTGAATTACGCCACTGAAATGAGTGTGTATGAAGAATGTGCTGTTCATAAACCTGAAATAGACAGAAAACacaaactgaccccaaacccaCTGACCACAGCCAACCAACGGCCCACATTCACATAACGCCTGATTTACCACTGTATACAGAAACAAATGTGGGTCATACAGAGGCCTGTGGTCATGTGACTCATCAGTGTGTCTGAAATCTTCACTAATGTCAACTTTTCTTCATCATGTGTTGAAGTCTTCATGTTTAACTCTACATCTATTGATTTATCATTTCAATCCCATCGAGCTTCTGTCTGTCGGCTGTTCTGtctgtgaagtgtgtgtgtgtgtgtgtgtgtgtgtgtgtgtgtctgactgaCACTGATGTTTTCAGATGAAAGTGTCCCAGGTCTTTCTGAGTAACTGAATGTTCCTCTGAAGGAGTGGAAGGTTTTGTTCGGCTTCAGCAGAGAAAACATCAGATTTCTTGAGTCATGATCAGCGGTCGGGAAGCTTCAGTGCGGAGCTGCTAAAAATGTCCAGGAAATTCCCTGGAAGAAACAGTGAGCTCATACTGGACAATGACCATCTGAACATCATTCCTCTCATTACACAAttctacataatatttatataaattgaaTCAACATCGGATGTTTTACACGATAAACGTAATTAATGTAATTAGTGCAGTatctattttttgttgttgttttgttgttactTCCTGAGGCTCTGATTATGTTTTTCCTGCCGTTCGATCTCGGACAGTCTCGCGCGTCTCCGCGTGTCTGACCCGCGCTGCGGTGGTGCGAACAGAAGTATGGATACTTGAATAAAAAGTGTCTTTACTTCAAAAATAGAGAttctaattttaaaaaatgaaataaaattaatttagtttttaccaTAGAAACTAaagcattaaatatatttaaacttgaattaaatcaacttaaatataaatattaaacttgTATAATATGAATTAATGTCTTTACACAGTTGCTGATTTTCCTTATTTGCCGTGAGTTTCGTCACAGATGAAGGCGACACTGAGCTTTATATTCGGCACCTGTGTGTCATGTTTCCCATCCGCCCGTCAGAGGTCACGCGTGTCGAGGGgccgcgtgtgtgtgtgagtgtgtcagaTAAGCACTTGTGTGTCAGTGAGCTCcgtctgtcacacacacacacacactcaaaaccaGTCAATAATGATATAATTCAAATGTACAGAGAATCTGGAGAAAACACGAGGAACAGAATAGATTTAATAGTGGTAAATAACTATTGATCTCATATGCACTtgaataacatttaaataacatgttaaacatgaaagtattatgcgaTTTCTCTTTATATAGAACCTATTTGtcataaagggttctttaaaattgagtcgagaaccctagagttctgtGCAGAACCCTCTGAACCTTTATTCTAAGTGTGTATATCCTACTCAGAATTATAGGTTCTAGTTTGTTGAGcactaatatttataaaataaattgccTTGCCTTACTAATCCGGCCTGTTCAACGATgaccttttttaaataattaaggatgaagaaaaaagaaaactaataaCCATTAATATAAACTTTCCTGGTGTTTTCGAGCAGAATGAAGCCGCGCCGCTGTCTGTCTGGAGTAACACGTCTCCTCCTCCAGTTCTGGCTCAGGTTCAGGTTCAGCAGCTCACGCTCCTGCGgttcactcacacaaacactcagAGTAAACAAGACAATAAATCCTTGTGTTAGACACGTTCACTGTGAGACGAGACGAAACAACCTCACAAACCTGATCAACAGCATCACAATCACATCTGCGCAGAACAATATCTGTCTCtccatccgtctgtccatctCTCTCGTACTCTTAATAACATGGTTTGGTTTTCTGGTTTAATCAAATGTTCCTTTAATGTTTCTGCTGTTGCCACTTCAAAAGCTGCATTTCTACATTTACTTTCCAGTGAAACCGCTGCATTTTTCAGCACATGTGCATTAGTTTAATTTTGACTGTCATATATCATGATAAATTGCAAAAGTCACAGTCCATATgtacaaacatacagaaaaacacCTCAGAGGTGCTGGACAGTTCgcttaatattttaaagggggTAAAAATTTGCATGTATTAATCAATTTTtgtattgccaatgtgtgaacagcttgtaatgaaactttaaaaatgagACTTTCCAAGATTTATGTTAAGAAATCGGgacgtttttgccgggaaaaACAAGAGGATGTGACGTTACGGGCCTGAGAGCTTCTTTTCCGTTGAATGACACGTGAAACGAATGATAAACAGCGATTCTGTCCTGTTAATGTCAacgtgtcatgcaaagaaaggggattaattcaaactatagtctcacatagccagatctacagtctcaaatatactttaattaaactatcataacagtgtaatttaaatacctcatctgtcgacatgatgtCGATGAATCGCAGACCTGCTGCCTCATCACTGTGATCAATTGCGTTttaccgctgtcatttttgttgtttattttgttatagacccttttcacatttccttgtttctcagaagcggaagtcgtcatagttgggtaaaatttTAAGGCCGTTAAAGAGAGAATTTTTACCATCACTTCCATAGCCACtgttagaaacaccctcacagcagccttaactagttttttttttttttttgtaatttgatgcaacggtaatataatactaagtataatgttataaatctacacacatttataataaataaaagaaaaagaaaatatagaaaaactttgcaggatttacgatgTTGATGACCGTTgaaacgcgtcatcacagtctgtgaaaagggcgCGCGCAGcacacatttacatattcatctaaccgtcgctctcagcagcgtgAACGGCGTCGTTcgttaacagtatatcgctgcaaaAGTATTTGCAACTTCTTTTCACTTCTAAGCAAAGAACTTCGTCGTGAGTATATCAGAGCCTTGAATCACGTTCAGCCTCTCGTACGTTACATGTGCACGAGCTCTGCGAGCACGAGCTGGAAGTtcctggctgcagttcacttaacggccaccggtgtcgctaataataAGGGTTTCTGCCATGGTACTGCTTTGTAGAGGTTAGAggtcattacacacacacagttattatagtttagtTAGTTTTGgatattattgttaactaaaactaataataaaaccataaataaaCTTTCGTTTCattactttaaatataaaaagcccttaaacttattttatttcagctatttgCAAGGCAACAGTTCTCATTTTCATtaagtttaacttgatgtactaaaataactaaagataaaactgaaataaaaataaataaaaactatataaaacattaaaaaaacttacaatgaaagcagaaaatataaaaaaaaaaatgtaatttgaaatattaataaaaactatagcaGTCTCTCACTGACACGCACACTGTATGTtcgctgtgttttgttttgaaggCTTTCAGGCAGCAGATGTTTCTTCGGTCGAGCAGAAACAAGTTTACGTCTATATTTGGATCTGGTGTCTAATACACAAACTTCTGCCGTTCCACCCAATTCCATCCAATTACCCCCCGCCTGTGACGTTATATAACGGCCTTTAACAGCCTCCGACCGCAGACGCGCGTCCTTCACGATGAGCTAACGTGAGCGTGACCTGCTGACCGCACCGCGCCACTTCCTGTTATGAGAGCCAGCTGAGCATGAGTGGACGGAGGAGACAGACAGGCTGTTTATTCAGTCTCACCTCCACATGTGCTCAGCGTCTGTGGTTCCGGATCTATGGGTTTGTTTTTCTCCTTCAGGCCCAAACAGCTAAATCCAGACACAAATTGAAACGCCCGCGCGGAAAGGAGGGGCGCGACACCCTCAAAACCGCTCGGAAACCAgcgctgtctgtctgtctctcactgAGAGCTACTGTCTCACACTCTCTAGTGCTAGGAACGTTCTAACAAGGTTCTCTCAACGTTATatacaaacgttcttccagtaatgttaatagaacgttcgttcaaagttatctggactttaataatgttctcaaaacattagcacaaaaactaagtaaaattttatttctgaaataatttacttattttaaatgttactacttgtttcagaacttGTTTGGAGaattataaaatggaatgtccccttaatgttcacataacctttaaaactggatgtttttgtttcagggaacattcagaaataatgttttcatgacCTAATTGGGAACatcagaatatattttttgtgtttttactgCGGCTCCAGCGCACTGACGCCCGTCTATAACAAAACACAGTATTACCATGGTACCTTTTGGACATGTTTTGTTAATGCTTTCCATAGTGTCATTACACTGAGACACAGAAACAAACACTGATGACACACAGTTTCAATCCCATGATGCTCTGCTGCCACCTAGAGTTCAGCACACAAACTGATGCATTTCGGAcatgattttacttcataaaacCAGTAACACTCaataaaatctttaataaatatatgatGTAAATCAAGTTTATGAATattcaaatatgaaaaatattcatgttttatcggtaacactttgcattagtgaacatgaactaacaataagcaaagtattttggttacactttattttaaggtgtccttcgTTACACATGCTTACTGTATAGGGTTAGGAATAAGGTTTTATTTAGGCTTAgttacatgtaattatgcataatttactgtaagtacatgtaatatatgtaacaaggacactttaAATTAAAGTGCTACcggtatttatatttttttacagcatttaataatctttgttaatgttagttgataaaaatacagttaaggtttgttcatgttaatacATAGATACAATTTTTTGATTTTAGTGTGTATTATTAATTGCTGCAATTAGCATTAAGATTATTAAATTCTGTTAGTttgtgttaactaatgttaataatttaataatgttaCCATTTACCACAtttgtgtttacattaaaaGAGCATCATAAGGTAATAAATtatgttaaaggggtggttgattatgatttgactctttttaactttagttagtgtgtaatgttgctgtttgatcataaacaacatctgcaaagttatgacgctcaaagttcaatgcaaaagggagatattttcttttacagaattctctgtttaaggactacaacaaatggctggtagggactaaaacgagcttcttcccgggttggtgacatcactaaacctaaaatttacataaaccccgcccctgagaacacacaacaaagggggcggggccacgttgagctgctttagagaagaggaagagttgttgtagtagagtgttgttgacatgccgtcattttacgccggactgcttcacaaacgagggtcaattcaacacaaaagattaacatgacggcacatgctagtcgatgagttgaatcaactccacagcaactacataaatttatccactaaccattcagaaacgtctagaagttgtaacttcttcctgagtctctccatcagtgtcgactccggtttgaacaatgtaaggctgaacaccgttactgacaatcctcattttggctgcgtgagattctccagctttgttgttgttgagcgactgaagtatgagctgttaaagctccgccctcttctggaaagggggcgggagcagcagctcatttgcatttaaagggacacacacaaaaacagtgcaaataggggcaaatttgacaagctataataaatgatctgtgggggattttgagctgaaacttcacagacacattctggagacaccagagacttatattacatcttgtgaaaggggcattataggtccactttaatGAAAGTCATTAAGAGCACACCAACActttcattacagttttttttattatttttctgaacagaaacacacagggatatgatgatgatgatgaagagtcACCCGAGCTTCAAGAGTCAAACATGAGATACAAACATCTTGATCACATTTAGTCCTGAAAATCATCAGAGAATTCACGTTTGAGAGTCGCCGCAGCAGATCTGTGTTTCTCTGATCAATGCTGCTTTATTTCAACTGGACAGGGGCGGAGTCCGCGGGCAGTGGGCGGGGCTGTGCTCTGAGCATGCTCAGTGTGTGTGGCGTTGGTTTAGGCGTCGCCGGTGCGTTTGGCGGGTTTGGCGATGAGGCGTTTCTCTCGctccagctctctctctctctgctgctcGCGCTCCAGATCTTCCTTCTGCTTGTGCTGCTGCAGCTTCAGCGCTCGCTTctgcacacacattcacacatcagCCTCTTTCAGCTCTTTCAGTGTGAAACGTCAAAGCTTACTAACCCAGAGTAAACTGTGGAAGCTtctttctgccacagaataaaaataaaaaagaattatcttgcaattctgacttttttcttgtaatcgcaagtttatatttcgcaattctgacttttttcttgtaatcgcaagtttatatcttgcaattctgacttttttcttgtaatcgcaagtttatatcttgcaattctgacttttttcttgtaatcgcaagtttatatcttgcaattctgacttttttcttgtaatcgcaagtttatatcttgcaattctgacttttttcttgtaatcgcaagtttatatcttgcaattctgacttttttcttgtaatcgcaagtttatatcttgcaattctgacttttttcttgtaatcgcaagtttatatcttgcaattctgacttttttcttgtaatcgcaagtttatatcttgcaattctgacttttttcttgtaatcgcaagtttatatcttgcaattctgacttttttcttgtaatcgcaagtttatatcttgcaattctgacttttttcttgtaatcgcaagtttatatttcgcaattctgacttttttcttgtaatcgCAAGTTTatattcgcaattctgacttttttcttgtaatcgcaagtttatatttcgcaattctgacttttttcttgtaatcgcaagtttatatttcgcaattctgacttttttcttgtaatcgcaagtttatatttcgcaattctgacttttttcttgtaatcgcaagtttatatcttgcaattctgacttttttcttgtaatcgcaagtttatatttcgcaattctgacttttttcttgtaatcgcaagtttatatcttgcaattctgacttttttcttgcaatcgcaagtttatatctcacaatttttagaaaaaagtctgaattatgaggtaaaaagtggcaattacctttttttattccctggcagaaacaagcttccataaaaataagaaaagcagTAAAGCATGAAGCTACAAAAGTGTCCACGTTCAAACCTTTAGTCTGGTCGTCTTGTCGTGCAGAACGATCATTTCTTTGCGAATATTCACCAGTTTGCTGTGATAAACTTTGGCCTCTGTGAACTGAAACACATCAGCTGTCAGTCTGACGACGGCAGGACGTTTTTACGAGAAAATTTCGCGATTAAAACTCACCAGTGCGTTCAGATCAATCATGGCGTTGCACTCGCGGAATTTCGTGACTTCTTGCTCCAGCGTATCCAGCAAAATAACTTGATTTTGTCTAGAAGAAAGTAAAAGTAAAGCATTACTATAGTACAGTAATTTGAAtccaaatttctttttttttttgcagtcaaACATTGGAACTCATTTACTGAATTCAGTGCTCTTGTGACATAAACCAGATCATTTGTGTTAGAAATTACAGTTGCTATGGCTTCCTGTCACACTGGAAATGGAAGGTCAAGTGGAGCacgttgcattgtgggatacagtatctCATGCATTATATTCCATTCATACAGATAGTATGATCATACGTCAGTTCCTGCAGGGTTTGTTTGGAGGCGTTCAGCTCCGGCAGATAGTGAGACATGAATCCGTCCGTCAGTCGCTGG from Ctenopharyngodon idella isolate HZGC_01 chromosome 18, HZGC01, whole genome shotgun sequence encodes:
- the bloc1s6 gene encoding biogenesis of lysosome-related organelles complex 1 subunit 6 yields the protein MMMDRPEEEGEQDSVCHVMEDVMCVDEQTVQRLTDGFMSHYLPELNASKQTLQELTQNQVILLDTLEQEVTKFRECNAMIDLNALFTEAKVYHSKLVNIRKEMIVLHDKTTRLKKRALKLQQHKQKEDLEREQQRERELEREKRLIAKPAKRTGDA